In Thermococcus gorgonarius, the genomic window GATTCCTTCGGTGGTGACGACAATGACACCTTCAACGGTCTCCATATCACTCACCTCGATGTATCGAACTTCGAGGTATATTGAGTCAAAGAAATATTTAAGCCTTTTCGTAACTGGAAGGAACGGTTCATAGAGAACTGCACAAGAAAGCTCTCAGAAAACGTTTGGTAGCGGGGGGAGGATTTGAACCTCCGACCTCCGGGTTATGAGCCCGGCGGGCACTCCTAGCTGCCCCACCCCGCTGCTCGACCCGTAGTTAGTGAACCCGCCTGGGTTTATAAATTTTGCGGAGGCGGTTTTATAACCTAGGCTAACGTAATGGTTAGGGTGGTAAAATGTACCTGACGAAGGAAGAGGAACTCATCCTGGCCGGGGAGTATGGCTATGCTCTCCAGAAAGCAATGGAAATTCTAGTTGCCCTCGGCGATATTTACGGAGCAGACCGGCTGATTCCAATCAAAAGCGCCCAGGTTGCGGGGGTTTCGTACAAGAACATAGGCGACGCCGGAATAGAGTTCCTGAGGGATTTTGTGAGAGCCGGAGCGAAGGTTAGCGTTTACACAACGTTGAATCCTGCGGGAATCGGCGATGAAGAGTTCATGGAAAAGCAGAGAGAAGTGCTTGAGCTCTACAGAGAGATGGGAATCGAGACGACATCAACGTGCACTCCATACTACGGAGCCAACCTGCCGAAGTTCGGCGACCATATAGCCTGGAGCGAGAGCTCGGCTGTAATATTTGCCAACTCAATAATAGGGGCAAGGACAAACAGGGAAGGCGGGCCGTCAAGTCTGGCCGCTGCAATAGTCGGGAAAACCCCAAATTATGGGCTTCATCTGGACGAGAACAGAAAAGCCACCGTTATAGTTGATGTCCAGGCAAAGGTGAGAACGTTCGTCGATTATGCGGCCCTTGGCTACCACCTCGGGAGAACCCTCGGAAACGACGTGCTGTATCTCAGGAAGATAAAGCCCGAGAGGACAGAGTTTCTCAAAGAGATGGGCGCGGCAATGGCCGCGAGCGGTTCAATAGCCCTCTACCACGTCGAGGGTGAGACGCCGGAGTACAAAGGGGCAATAGTGGACAAACTGGAAAAGCTAACCGTTGAAGACAGTGACATCAAAGCCGTTAAGGAGCAGTTCAGCGACGACTGGAGCGATATCGATATGATACTCATTGGCTGTCCGCACGCTTCCCTCATGGAAGTCAAGGAGATCGCGGAGCTTCTGGTGATGCGGGGAAGACCCCTGAAAATACCACTCTTCATAACCGCCAGCAGGGCAGTCAAGGCACTTGCCGATAGCCTCGGCTATACTGAGGTAATAGAGCGCTACAACGGGAAGATCATGGCGGATTCATGCTTTGTTGTTTCTCCAATAAAAGGCTGGTACAAAGGAATAGCAACAAACAGCGGTAAGTCGGCTTTCTACTTCCGCTCCTTCGGTTTTAACGTGAGACTTGACGATACAGAGAACCTCATCAAAGAAGCCCCGTGAGGTGAGAGGATGAAGTTTAAAGGAAGGAAGATAGTCGGGGGAAAGGCGGAGGGAGAGCTAATAGTTTCTCAAAAACCCCTCTCCTTTTTGGGCGGCGTCGACCCTGAAACTGGCATTGTAACCGATGCTGAGAGCGACATAAGGGGCGAGAGCATAGCGGGGAAGATACTCGCCTTCCCGCGCGGAAAGGGTTCGACAGTTGGCTCCTACATTATCTACGCCCTTAAAAAGAACGGAAAGGCACCAAAGGCAATTATAGTTGGTGAGGCTGAGACGATTGTTTCAACAGGGGCAATAATAGCGGAAATCCCGATGGTGGATGGTATAGACGTGTCAAAGCTGAAAACGGGCATGAGGGTCCGCGTTAACGCCGATGAAGGGGAGGTGGAACTACTCGAGGACTAGTTTTTTAACCCACCAGTTCAAATATCCGGGGGAAGAACGATGACAAAGGGAGTATACGAGTGCGTTAACTGCGGACATCGGGAAGTACTCGACTCAACAGAACCACTTCTGGAAAAAGCCTGCCCCAAGTGCGGGGGGGACATGGTACTAGTGGGCTTTTCGGTGGAGGTAGGGGAAACGATTACCTCCCGCCCCACGCTTCCGGCGGAGGTAGAGGAGAAGATCCGGGAGTTTTACTCCGTCGAACCTCTCGAAGTCAGGGAGGGAGTTTTCACATTTGAGGTTAGGGAAATCATTAACGACGACTTTGAGAGGTTTTTGGGTGAGATAGAGGACTATGGCTACTGGGCAGCTTTGAAAAAATCCAACGGAAGAGTCGTCCTTTACCTCTTCCCCGCAGGGGAAATCAAACGGGACAACCCCTGGATAGGTGTGCTGCTCTTCATAGCGACGCTTCTCTCAACGCTGTGGGCGGGATATGTTCTTGCCCTTAACTACATCGGGACCCTCGACGAGTTCGGCTTACCCGGTTACAGAAATCCATACGTGATAAGCCTAGCATTCTCCATGAGCGTTTTGGGAATACTTGGAACCCACGAGCTGGGGCACAAGATAGCTGCCTCCCTCCACAACGTCAAGGCGACGTTTCCTTACTTCATACCCTTTCCCAACCTGCTCGGAACTCTTGGGGCGGTCATAAGGGTAAAGTCCCCCATTCCGACAAGAAAAGCCGCGATCGACCTGGGAGTTAGCGGGCCTCTGGCCGGGATTCTGGTCGCAATACCCGTTACGGCGATAGGTCTGAGGCTTTCCACCTTCGTTCCCGTCAGCGCTTTCCAGTCGTTGCCGGGGGAAGGAATATACTTTGGCACCAACCTCCTATTTGAGATCCTCCAGAGGGCCATCCTCAACCCGCCCTCAGGAGACTACGTGCTCCTTCTGCATCCGGTAGCCATAGCCGGCTGGGTCGGGGTTCTCGTTACTTTCCTGAACCTGATCCCCGCGGCACAGCTCGACGGGGGGCACGTAGCCAGGGCTTTCATGAGCGAAAGGCTTCACCGCCAGTTCACCTGGGGGATGGGGCTCTTCCTGGTGGTCATGAGCTACTTCTGGGTCGGGTGGTTCCTCTGGGCCCTGCTGATCCTTTTCATCGGAAGCGCCGGAAACCCGGGGGCTTTGGACGAGGTCTCACCGATACCAACAAGCAGAAAACTTCTGGCCCTCCTGGCGGCAATTCTCTTTGTACTGACTGCCACGCCGGTCCCATTTTACACGGGCTAATCCAGCTTTTTTTCCTTTAATATCTGCTGGATGTCATAGTATATGGTATCCCTGGAAACGCCAAAGACCCTGGCAAGTTCAGAGATGTTGAGAACTTTGGGATTGTAATCGAAGAGGGAAAGAACGTGGGCCAAAAGCTCCCTCCGGTCCTGGGTCTGTAAAACCTCTGAGGCCTGAAGTGCGGGCCTGTTGTAGGCGACCATTCCAACAGCATACGTTCTCCTGGTTACGGGCGTTGTATAGGACCCGACCCTGAAGGATACAACGTCCGCGTTCTGTATAATGGGGTTTAGCTTATCAATAACACCAAGAACAGCGGCCTCTCTTCCGCCCCCGGTAGAATAGACAACGGCCAAATCACCGCCCGTCTTTGACTCATCAACAAGGAGAAGTGCAGATAGGTGCATAAACGCACCGAACGTTAGGTTAAGTTGTGCAGAGACTATATACCACCCGGTTCTGTCTTTAGCGGTTTTAAGTTTCTCCATGAAATGATTTACCCCATCTTCAACGCTCGCTGATTCGGCGGAGATGTACACCAGTTTCATACTCTACACTCCTCGTTAATCTGGCGAAAAAGTTATATAAAAGTTTTTGAACTTGGAGTTAGTCACTGCCCACCTAATAATCAGAGCGCATTGAATAGAGACCAACAATAACTGGGTTAGCTTGTTCTTCTTCCAGCAGATTTACTGAGTAGTTAAAGGTTCACTGTCTATACCCAGATTTGCCGGGATATCCCACAAATGTGATGAGAAATCTATATAAGGCAGAGTAATGCAAGATATCATGAAGAACCCACACGGAGGTGGTTTGAAATGAAGAGGAAGGCTCAGGGTGCAATCGAGTACCTGTTTATGATTGCAGCGGCCCTGATAATCATAGCCGTTGTCATAAGGTACCTTAGGAGCTCAGGTCAGAAGACCGGGGAGACAATCAGCAGCGGGCAGGAGCAATTGAACTCCAAAGTCAATGAGGAGCTCAGCAGTGCTCTTGGCAGCTGATTTCAAACGTTTTTCCTTTTTATTCCTGGAGGGCAAAGTTATGAGAAGATTAAGGGCCCAGGGGGCCGTGGAATACCTCCTTATGGCGGCGTTGGTTCTGATTATTCTTGTCTGGGGTTTCCACTACTTAAGGATAGCCAAAGGAGAACATGGAAATCTTGCAGAGTCTCTCTCGTCTTCTGAGAGCCGCTTAAACGAAAAAATAAGGAGTGAAATATCCTCAAACCTGAACTCCAGCTGATTAATTTTCCGCCTCGATTCTGACCTCTCTGCATTGTATAACGACCTTGGATGAAGTTACCAGCGTTACCGTGCTGTTGCCTCCCACTGAAAAGCTCCCTTCGGGATAGAAAACCGTAAACTTACCACGGGTGCCTTCCCTGAGGAGCTTTCCGTTCTGAATGGCCACTGCGTTCTCCTTAAACTCTATAGTCAGGTTCACGACCACAGGGAAAGACAGTGTTAAAGAATTTCCATCCTGGGAAAGACGAACTGCAATTGAATTTCCATTCCGGGAGTAATAAGCGAGGTCATACTCTCCGTTGGGGTTCCTCTTGATGATTGCCCTCCACGAGTATGTGACGTTGCCAACTGAAGGATAAACGTAGGCAACCTCACTCCCATTTACCCACAGCTGAAGCTTCCCGAAGAAGGATGAGAACCCTATCACGTGAGATTTTTCCTCAGAGTTGTTAAAGAGCTCTATAACGTCTCCTCTGCCATAGCTTTCGGCGTAGAGGAGCGAGCCGTTCACGACTGCGCGTTCCTTTAGTTTTCCGAAGGTTTTCTCAAAAACTTTGGATTCCCTGCTCATTGCGTACATCCACGTACTGAAAAGCATGTAATCGCTTTTGTTTGCAGTCTCCCAAAGCCGGCTAGAGTTCCCCATATAGACAATCCCGAAGGTGTCAAGGCAGTAGGGATCGACCCGGAGGTTTAAGTAGTAGGCGTTAAAGGGGTTGACCGAGAGATACGTCCCGTGCAGGTTCGTGTTTTGAATATACTCACCAAGATCGTCCCTGAGGTCTTTACTGTGGCTCGCCCAGGCGATGAGCAGTTTTCCATTCCGGTAGTTGTAGGCGATCCCATAATCCGCCACCCCAAAAACCAGAACAATTGCAAAAGCTAAAGCAAGGAGCTTTCTCCCTTCAAACCTGCCCGGGAGAGATTCAAAAAACGCCAGGTATGCCGTTAGCACCATTGGATAAAGGAACCGTATGTTCGGAATTACGGGGAAAAGGAGAAGATACATAACGGAGGAGACTACGAGGAGTGGGCCTGCAACAGACGGCCTTCCTATTTTCTCCCCTCTGCTGAAGTAAAAGAGTAAAACCGTGAAGATAAAGATCAAGGGCACGTAAAAAACAACGAAGTCCGGCTTTTCGTTCGTGAATTTTCTAAGGATAGTTGAAAGGAGGTCAAAGAATCCGGCCAGGGGAATGTACCTGGAACCTTGGGCAAGATACGTCTGGTTAAAGTAATCTGCACTCACACCGAATCCCAGGATGCCCTCTATCACAGCTTTAGGGAGCAGAAAGGCCAGAAGGTACTGAAGGGCCGTTTTTAAGTTCCTGAGAATCAGATAGACAGAGCGCACAATTTTTCTGAGGTAAGATATCCTGAAGATGTAGAGGGTCAGAAAGCCCCAGAGTATCAAAAAGATCCCAGCCGGAATGACGTGTCCAACAACGTCTATTCCATGCACCCCGGGGAGTATCAGGATGTGTCTCAGCTCATCCGATGGATAAAGCATTACCGCGCCCACGACGAGGAGGGACATGATGCCGTAGGTAACGAGAACAAGAAAAACCTGAACCCTGTTGAGCAGAACCCTGCCGAGGCCATCGAGGTAGGATTCGGTCTCGGCGTCAATGAAGAACACGAGAACAACGTAAAGGGCCGCTGCATAGGGCAGTATCGTAAACTTGGAAGTACTTCCAACTCCCGCCCAGAAGAGTGACCAGAGGGCATCCTTTCTGTTTCTATGCTTTACGTACCTGACGAAGTAGTAGAGGGAAAGCAGAGTGAAAAGCTCAATCGTGGTCTCGTGAAACACGAGGCCGTTCATATGAACCATTATGGGATCCATAGTAACAACGGCCGAGAAGAGAATTCCAGTTTTCCAATCGCGAAGCTCCCGGCCGACAAGGTAGGCGACTAAAGCAGCCAGAAGTCCCAGAAAAACGGAGAGGAGTCTTCCAACGACGTAGCTGTCTCCAAAAATGCGGAGCCAGAGGGCGAGAAGGTAGTAATAAAAAGGTGGATGAACAGCGTAAATATCGCGGTAAGGCAGCACTCCGTGGTTGATGAACCTGGCTATCATTAGGTATGTGCCCTCGTCGTAGTCGAAATACTCGTTCATAGCAGACGAGATTCCCCAGAGGCGGGTCACGAGGTAGTAGGCTAGAAGAATTGAAAGGAGCATCGCACTCTTTTTCCTGTCCTTCATTTCATCTCCTCCACACCGTGATGTAGAGCGCACATGGGAAGTCGTCCTCATGGAGGTGGACACCGTTTATCTTGTTTTTGCCCTCTATGCTTGATTGCCTCCTGCCCATCTGATACCCCCAAGAATCTGATATCGGAGAATAATAAACTTTTTCCAAACTTACGAATCGGCCAATAGTTTGATTTCCCTTATCAACAGGGGGCCACTTTCAACCGAGAGCGATACGAAGGTAAGCCTGTCCTCAGGCAAGGTAACGGGAATCTCCAGACGGTTTTCTCCGGCCTTAAGTTCAAAATCCTTTAGCACGGGTTTTCCATTTACGGTAACGTTTATGGCCTGCTCTGTGAAGGAGTAAAGTTCTATCAACAGACCCCGATAGTCTTTACAGGGGGCGAATCCCACGATACCTTTTCTACCACCCATCCAGGCATATTCAAGGCCTTCCAGATACATACTTCTCACACCAAAGTACTTCTTTTTAAAGCCGTAGACGAAGTACTTTCCGTATCTCTCAGTATTACCTGGTATGGAATCCTCACAGAGTCTCAGAGCCAAAGCCGCAGTTTTCTCGTTCATAGATGTGTCTAAAGATGAGAGATCAAAAATCCAGTTGTTTCCGTTTACTCTTAGAAGCCGATATTTTTGAAAGAAGTCAAGAGGGTTCAAACTGGGGGCGTTGGTGTCTATGTACGCTATATAGCCAGGAAGGATTTGACTTTCGTTCAACAGCTTTGCTGCAAATTTTGAAGGGGTCATATTCCAAATCCGGCATCTTTTAATCCTGCTGTTGAACATCACTGTTATGTT contains:
- a CDS encoding aconitase X catalytic domain-containing protein, producing the protein MYLTKEEELILAGEYGYALQKAMEILVALGDIYGADRLIPIKSAQVAGVSYKNIGDAGIEFLRDFVRAGAKVSVYTTLNPAGIGDEEFMEKQREVLELYREMGIETTSTCTPYYGANLPKFGDHIAWSESSAVIFANSIIGARTNREGGPSSLAAAIVGKTPNYGLHLDENRKATVIVDVQAKVRTFVDYAALGYHLGRTLGNDVLYLRKIKPERTEFLKEMGAAMAASGSIALYHVEGETPEYKGAIVDKLEKLTVEDSDIKAVKEQFSDDWSDIDMILIGCPHASLMEVKEIAELLVMRGRPLKIPLFITASRAVKALADSLGYTEVIERYNGKIMADSCFVVSPIKGWYKGIATNSGKSAFYFRSFGFNVRLDDTENLIKEAP
- a CDS encoding glycosyltransferase family 39 protein produces the protein MKDRKKSAMLLSILLAYYLVTRLWGISSAMNEYFDYDEGTYLMIARFINHGVLPYRDIYAVHPPFYYYLLALWLRIFGDSYVVGRLLSVFLGLLAALVAYLVGRELRDWKTGILFSAVVTMDPIMVHMNGLVFHETTIELFTLLSLYYFVRYVKHRNRKDALWSLFWAGVGSTSKFTILPYAAALYVVLVFFIDAETESYLDGLGRVLLNRVQVFLVLVTYGIMSLLVVGAVMLYPSDELRHILILPGVHGIDVVGHVIPAGIFLILWGFLTLYIFRISYLRKIVRSVYLILRNLKTALQYLLAFLLPKAVIEGILGFGVSADYFNQTYLAQGSRYIPLAGFFDLLSTILRKFTNEKPDFVVFYVPLIFIFTVLLFYFSRGEKIGRPSVAGPLLVVSSVMYLLLFPVIPNIRFLYPMVLTAYLAFFESLPGRFEGRKLLALAFAIVLVFGVADYGIAYNYRNGKLLIAWASHSKDLRDDLGEYIQNTNLHGTYLSVNPFNAYYLNLRVDPYCLDTFGIVYMGNSSRLWETANKSDYMLFSTWMYAMSRESKVFEKTFGKLKERAVVNGSLLYAESYGRGDVIELFNNSEEKSHVIGFSSFFGKLQLWVNGSEVAYVYPSVGNVTYSWRAIIKRNPNGEYDLAYYSRNGNSIAVRLSQDGNSLTLSFPVVVNLTIEFKENAVAIQNGKLLREGTRGKFTVFYPEGSFSVGGNSTVTLVTSSKVVIQCREVRIEAEN
- a CDS encoding DUF126 domain-containing protein, which gives rise to MKFKGRKIVGGKAEGELIVSQKPLSFLGGVDPETGIVTDAESDIRGESIAGKILAFPRGKGSTVGSYIIYALKKNGKAPKAIIVGEAETIVSTGAIIAEIPMVDGIDVSKLKTGMRVRVNADEGEVELLED
- a CDS encoding site-2 protease family protein — its product is MTKGVYECVNCGHREVLDSTEPLLEKACPKCGGDMVLVGFSVEVGETITSRPTLPAEVEEKIREFYSVEPLEVREGVFTFEVREIINDDFERFLGEIEDYGYWAALKKSNGRVVLYLFPAGEIKRDNPWIGVLLFIATLLSTLWAGYVLALNYIGTLDEFGLPGYRNPYVISLAFSMSVLGILGTHELGHKIAASLHNVKATFPYFIPFPNLLGTLGAVIRVKSPIPTRKAAIDLGVSGPLAGILVAIPVTAIGLRLSTFVPVSAFQSLPGEGIYFGTNLLFEILQRAILNPPSGDYVLLLHPVAIAGWVGVLVTFLNLIPAAQLDGGHVARAFMSERLHRQFTWGMGLFLVVMSYFWVGWFLWALLILFIGSAGNPGALDEVSPIPTSRKLLALLAAILFVLTATPVPFYTG
- a CDS encoding class III signal peptide-containing protein; translation: MKRKAQGAIEYLFMIAAALIIIAVVIRYLRSSGQKTGETISSGQEQLNSKVNEELSSALGS